The Pseudomonadota bacterium genome has a window encoding:
- a CDS encoding BlaI/MecI/CopY family transcriptional regulator — MKITDAESVILGALWNRSPQTAEELVSTVGPEQGWEPPTVRTLITRLREKGAIASEKDGRRFLFRPAVSREEYLDSTGVLERAFSGEFSPLVSYFADRKKLSKADIAKLREMIERWDDDD; from the coding sequence ATGAAGATCACCGATGCTGAAAGCGTAATACTCGGCGCCCTCTGGAACAGAAGCCCTCAAACAGCCGAGGAGCTTGTCTCCACGGTTGGACCGGAGCAAGGATGGGAGCCACCTACTGTGCGCACATTGATCACGCGGCTCAGGGAGAAAGGTGCGATCGCATCCGAAAAGGATGGCAGACGCTTCCTTTTTCGGCCCGCTGTGTCACGCGAAGAATATCTCGATTCAACAGGCGTACTCGAGCGCGCTTTTTCTGGTGAATTCTCCCCTCTGGTCAGCTATTTCGCAGATCGAAAGAAGCTATCGAAGGCCGACATCGCCAAGCTGCGCGAGATGATCGAGCGCTGGGACGACGATGACTGA